The genomic interval GCCTCAATGAAGAGCTGCGACTGCCCTTCGCTCAGGGCGCGGCGCTCGAAAAAGCGGATCGCTTTCGCCCGCTCGGGCGGCTTCACGGGCAGGTAGCCGTTGAAGGCGAACGACTGCCCGTTCAGTCCCGAAGCCATCACGGCCAGGATGATCGACGAAGGCCCCACGAGCGGCACGACGCGGATGCCCCGCCTATGGCAGGCCTCGGCGACGAGCGCCCCGGGATCGGCCACGCCCGGCACGCCGGCCTCGGAGATCACCCCCGCCGAACGCCCTTCGGCGATCGGGCGCACCAGTTCCTCCACCTCGCGGCCCGCCACGGTGTGTTCGTTCAGCTCACGGAACTCCAGCCCGTCGATCGGCCGCGCGATGCCGGCCTTCGCCAGGAACCGCCGCGCCGAACGCGTGTTCTCGACGATGAAGTAGTCGAGCGAATCCATCACCGCCCGGTTGGCCGCGGGAAGCACCTCCCACGGCGCCGTTTCGTCCGAAATCGGACAGGGAATCAGATAAAGCGTTCCTTTCGTCGTCATGCGCCGTCACTCCTTGAGATAAATCCGTTTCACCCGGCCCGATACGGAGGTCATCACCTCGTAGGGAATCGTACCGAGCACGCGGGCCATCGCCTCGGGGTCGTTGCCCGCCGCGGGCGAGAAGATCAGCACCTCGTCGCCCTCCGCGACGCCGTGCACATCGGTTATGTCGATCATGCAACTGTCCATGCAGATACGTCCCACGACGGGAGCCGCCTCCCCGCCCACGCGCACCGACCAGCGGCCGCACCCCAGGCGGCGGTCCAGCCCGTCGGCATAGCCCACGGGGATCGTGGCCACGACGCTCGGCCGCGTCAGGCGTCCGGCCCGGCCGTAGCCCACCGTCTCGCCCGCAGCCAGACGCCGGATCTGCACGATCCGCGTTCGGAGCGTCGAGACGGGCCGCAGGGCGTCGTTGTGCCGCCAGCCGAAGCCGTAAAGCCCCAGTCCGAGGCGGCACATGTCATACTGCGCCTCGGGGAAGCGCTCGATGGCCGCCGAATTGGCCGTATGGCGGAGCACCGGGTAAGGCAGCGACGCCGCGACGGCGCCGCTCATGCGGTCGAAACGGGCGATCTGCGCCCGCGTATAGGCATCCTCCTCGGGCATGTCGGCGCAGTTGAGGTGCGAGAACACCGAGGCCACCTTCACCTCCGGCCGGGTCGGCAGCACCTCGCAGAGACGGCCGATCTCCTCCTCCATGAATCCCAGCCGGTGCATGCCCGTATCGAGTTTGAGATGGATCGGATAGCGCGCCTCGCCCGCATGCGACACGGCCGCCGCGAAGTCGTCGAGCGAGCGGAAGCCGTAGATTTCGGGTTCGAGCCGGTTGGCGATCATCAGATCGAAGCTGTCGGCGTCGGCGTTGAGCACGACGATCGGCATGGCGATCCCCCGCTCGCGCAGCAGCACCCCCTCGTCGGCGAAGGCCACGGCCAGGTAGTCCACGCCCTCGTGCTGGAGCATCTGAGCCACCTCGAAATCGCCCGCGCCGTACGACCCCGCCTTGACCATCGCCACCAGCTTCGTCCGCGGCGACAACTGCGCACGGAAATAGTTCAGGTTGTGTATCATAGCATCCAGATCGACCTCCAGCACCGTCGTATGGCTCTTGCGCGCGAGGGCGTGGGCAAGCCGTTCGAAACGGAACTCCCGCGCCCCCTTGAGCAGCACGGCGCGGCCCGCCACGGCGTCGCGTCCGATGCGGGCGATGCACTCGCCCGTCGAGGCGAAGAACTCCCGCTCGCAGGCGAAGAGCGAAGCGTAGCGTTTCAGCTTCGGCCCGATGCCGATGAACGTGTCGATGCCCGCCCGGGCGACCATTCCGGCCACGCGGCCGTACAGTTCGTCGTCCGAAAGCCCGCTTTGGGCGATGTCCGACAGGACGAGCGTCCGGCGGCGCGACAGCGCCACGTTGTGCAGGTAGTCCAGCGCCAGCGCCAGCGAATTGAGGTCGAGGTTGTAGGCGTCGTTGATGAGCACCGAATCGTTGATGCCCTCCTTCACCTCGAGGCGCATCGCCACCTCGGGAGCCGACGAGAAGGCCGGTTCGGGAAAATCCATCGCGGCGCAGAACGCCTCGACGATCTGCGCGTTGCGGCGCGAAGCCTCGTTGCCGACGACCGCCTCCGGCACGCGGGGGAACGCCGCCGCGTCGTAGAGCTTCCGCCCGGCGAAATGCGCGGCGATCATACGCCCCAGCGGCTCGTAATGGCTATGATAGACGATCCGCGAGGCGCCGCGCGCCAGAATCATCTTTTCCAGGCACTTCTGGTCCAGATTGAGGAAATTCTCCTGGTGGGCGTCCCCGATCGAGGTGAAGACGACCACGTCAGGACGGATGATGCGCTCCAGCCGCTCCATCTCCCCCGGCTTCGAAATGCCCGCCTCGAAGATCGCCAGCCGCTCGTCGCCCTCGAGCATCAGCACCGACAGCGGCACGCCCAACTGCGAATTGTAACTCTTCGGCGAACGGTAGCACTTCATCCCCGCGGGCAGTTCCTCGGCGATCCATTCCTTGATGACCGTCTTGCCGTTCGACCCGGTGATGCCCACCACCGTCCCGCGGAACTGCGCCCGGTGGTAGGAGGCCAGCCGCTGCAACGCCTCGATGGCGTTCCGCACCACGACATAGCCGCACCCGGGAGCCGCATCGACGGCGCGCTCGGTCAGGAAGGCGCGGACCCCGCGGGCGCGCATCTCCCCGATGAAATCGTGCGAATCGTGGTTGGCGCCGCACATGGCCACGAACATCGGGCCGGTTCCCAGCTCGCACGTCAGCGAGCGGCTGTCGGTGACGACCGACTGCACCGTGGAGTCCGTACCCGAAAACCCGCCGCCCACGATGGCGGCGATCTGCGATAGCTGATATTCCATAGGAATAGCTGTTTTTATTCCGGCAATCCTGTTTTCATGCGGCGAAAACCGGCAGGCCGTATCCGTCGGTGCCGTCGGTATGTTCCAAAATCCCGGTTCCCGGGGTCTTTCCCGGAACCGTCATGCGGAAAAATGCGTTTCCCCGGCCCGCCCCGCGATTCCGGTTCGTTCCGCGTTTCCGGCCCGTTCCGCGCGACGGCTCCGGAGCGGAGCGCCGCGAAATCACGACAGGTCGAACGTCACGACCGTAATGCCCGCACCGCCCCGGTCGGCATGCTCGTCCGCAGCCGAGACCACCTCGGGAACCGAACGGAGGTAGCGCCGTATCTCCTCCTTCAGTGCGCCCGTGCCCTTGCCGTGGAGGATCGAGACCGAACCGACACCCACCATCAGCGCATCGTCGATGAAGTCACGCACCTCCTCCAGCGCCTCGGCGGCGCGCATCCCGCGCACGTCGATATGGTCCCGGAAACGGAGCTTGCGGGCCGAAATGTCGGCCGACAGGACCGTGCGGGCCGTCGCCGGACGCGTCGCCTCGCGGTATTCGCTGTTCGAAACGACCGTGAGCAGCGTCTTGTCCACCGTCGTCAGAATCTGCCCGAAGGCCACCTGCGCCCGTTTGCCCTTGACCGACTGCACCACGCCGACCATCTCCTGCCCGGCCATGCGCACCTTCGAGCCCTCGACGACTTCGCGCGGCTTCTCCGGCACAGGAACCGCCTCCGCCTTCGTCTCGGCCCCTTCGCGGGCCTTCCGTTCGGCGCGCCGCTGCCGCCGCCGTTCGATGCGCTCGATCTCGCGGGCCACCGCGGCTTCGCGCTCCGCCGAACCGGCCGCATCCACCTTCCCGCGGAAATCGTCCAGTTCGCGCCGCGCCAGCCGCGTCAGCTCCTTTTCGGCCTGTGCCTCGCGGATGGTGCGGATCGTGTTCTCGATCTGCCGGTTGGCGTCGGCGATGAGCTGCTGCGCCTCCTGCTTGGCCCGCTTGAGAATCTCCTGCCGCTCGGCGCGGATTTTCGCCAACTGCTCGGCGTAGGTCTGCTCCAGTTCCTCCACCTTGCGGTCCGTCAGGCGTATGCGGTCGCGCTTCTGCTCCCAGTAGTGCTTGTCGCGGGCGATCTCGCGCAACTGTTTCTCGATATTGATATGGTCCGACCCGGCCTTCTCGCTCGCCGCGCGGATGATCTCCTCCGGAAGCCCGATCTTGCGGGCGATCTCCACGGCGAACGAACTGCCCGGCTTGCCCGTCTCGAGCCGGAAAAGCGGCCGGATACGCTGCACGTCGAAGGTCATCGCGCCGTTGGCGATGCCTTCGGTGTTCGAGGCGTAATACTTGATATTGGCATAGTGGGTCGTGATCACCCCGTAGCACCCCCTGGCCAGCAGCCGCTCGAGGATGGCCTCGGCGATGGCCCCGCCGATCGTGGGTTCCGTGCCCGAGCCGAACTCGTCGATGAGCACCAGCGTACGGTCCGAAGCCCCGGCGAGCATGTGCTTCATGTTGAGCAGGTGCGAAGAGTAGGTCGAAAGGTCGTTGTCGATGGACTGCTCGTCGCCGATGTCGAGGAAGATGCTCCGGAACACGGGCAGCTCCGAGACCTCCGACGCGGGGACGGGAAAACCGCATTGGAACATGTATTGCACGATGCCCGTGGTCTTCAGGCAGACCGACTTGCCGCCGGCGTTGGGGCCCGAAATGACGAGGATGTGCTTGCGGCGGTCGAGCTGCAGGTCGAGCGGCACGATCTCGCGCCCCGCGGCGCGGAGGGTCTGTTGCAGCAGCGGGTGGCGGGCGTTTTTCAGCACCAGCCGGTCGTCGGTCGAGAGGATCGGCCGCACGCATCCGTTCTCCGAGGCCCAGCGCCCCTTGGCACGCAGCATGTCGATCTCGGCCAGGTAGTCGCCCGAGGCGGCGATCAGCTCCGCATCGGGCCGGATCGAGGCCGTGAATTCGGTGAGGATGCGGACGATCTCGCGCCGCTCGGCATACTCCAGTTCGCGCAGTTCGTTGTTGATCTCCACCACCTCCACCGGCTCGATGTAGAAGGTCTTGCCCGTGGCCGACTCGTCGTGTATGAATCCGTTGAGCTTGCGTTTGTTGGCCGCGGCGACGGGAATCACGGCCCGCCCGTCGCGGATCGAGATCTGCGCGTCGGCCTCGACGATGCCCGCTCCCTTGGCCGAAGCCAACACGGCCTGCAACCGCTTGGCGGCCTGCCCTTCCCGCTCGCGGATCGCCCGCCGGATCTCCAGCAGCGCGGGCGACGCATCGTCCCTCACCTCGCCCAGCCGGTCCACGATCCCGTCGATGCGCCGCACGATCTCCGGAAAGGACTCGACGCCGCGCGTCCGGTCGTACAGCGCCGGATAGCGCTCCTCGCGGGCGAGGATGAACGAAACGACGCCGCCCAGAGCGGACAGCGCCCGACGGAGCGTCGCCACCTCCTCCACGTCGAGGAACGATCCCTCGACGCGCAGCTTGGCGATCAAAACGTCCGTATCGGGGTATTCGCCCCCGGGAAATTCGTGCTCCATATCGAGCAGCAGGCGCATCTCGTCGGCGAGCGCCTGCCGCCGCTCGATCTCGCGCGGCGAGGTCGAGAAATCCTCCGCGGCGATCCGTTCGCGGGCGGCGCGCATGGTGCAACGCGCGGCGACCTGCTCGCGGAGCCGGTCGAAACCTATCTTTTGCTCGAAAGAGGCAGGGTAAATCATGGTATCGAAATCTCGTTAAACACCGTCGGCTCCGCTCCCCCGGAACGGCCGAGCCGGTGTGCCGGCGGCCGGGCCGCTATTTCAACTGCCGGAGCGAATCCCGCTCGGCCTTTTCGGCGGCCCTGGCGGCCTTGCGGTCGGCCTTCGCCTTCATCTTTTCGGGATCGCGGCCGAAGAGCGAGAAGTGAACGTAACGTCCGGGATACCGCTGCAAGTCCGCGAGCAGCGACGCCAGATTGCCGCCCGCCGCGGTCAGCGAGTCGTAGAGCGCCGGATCGTTCATCAGCCGGCCCAGCGTACCCTCGCCGTCGTCGATCTTCGCCAGCAGGCCGTCGAACCGCTCCACGGCGTCGGAGAGCTTCCGTGCGAACTCCGCTTCGGAAAGCTGCGCCGTCACGTCGTTCAGATTGCCCACGATGCTGTCCACGCGGGGGGCATTCTCGCCCAGCATGTCGGCGAAGGCCGCGAGACTGCCGACGGCCGATTGCAGGCGTCCCTTCTCGGCGTCGAGAAGCCGGGCCAGATCGCCCGAGGCGGCGTTCAGGTTGCCGAGCGTTCCGGTGATATTTTCCTCATTGGCCTCCAGCAGCCGGTTCACGTTGTCCAGCGTCCGCGAGAGGTCGTCGGTCAGCCGCGATACCCTCTGCTTGAAAAACTCCAGCTCCGAGCCGGCCACGTCCATCAGATCGCGGTTGCGGCCCGAACGGAGCGTATCGCCCTTCGCGAGGCAGACGTCGGAATCACCGTAGGTGATCTCGATCGCCTTCGAACCCATCAGACTGCTGCTGACGATCTTCGCCTCGGAATCCTCGGGAATGCGGTACTGCCGCTTGATCGTGAGTTGCAGCACGACCTTGTCGCTCAGTTGCGGATCGAACGCGATGCCGGTCACCGTGCCGATCTTGACGCCCCGCATCATCACGGGCGACGCCGACTGCACGCCCCCGATCTGATCGTAGGCGGCGTAATAGACCGTATTGCGGCCGAAGATGTCGAAACCTTTCAGAAACCGGATTCCGGCCCACGCGGCGACGATCATCGCCACGGCGAAAATCCCGATCTTAACCTCTCTTTTCATATCCTGACAAATCTTGCTTTCCTCATTTCGCAACGGTTCCGGAACCTGCACGCCCCGGCGGCACGGCTCCGCGTCCGGTCCTTCCCGGTCCGGCTCCGGCAAGCGGACGTCATTTCACGATCCGCGAACCCCGGCAGCCCACCACGAAGGCATCGGGAAAAACCCGCCGCACCTCGCGCAGCCGCCGCTGGGCAGCGGCCCGGTCGTCATACTCCCCCACACAATATTTATAGGGGAACCGACCTTCGGAGGTGTACTGCTTCACCTTCCCGCGGTAGGAGCGGAACTGCGACGAACGCAGCGGCAGCGGCTTCGCGCTGGCCAGCACCTGAATCGTATAACGCAGGGGGTCCGACACCCGACGCGCCGCGGCCTGCTTCGTCCCGCCATCCTTCGCAGCCGCTTTCGCCCCGGCTCCGGAAGCCGCAGCGGCATCTTTTCCGGAGGGTTTCGACGCGGAGCCGCCTCCCGATGCGGCCGCCTCCTTCGCAGCCGTCCCGGAAGCGGCGGCCGAAGCCTCCTCCGGCCGCTCCCGCTCCGTCCGGGCCGCTTCGGCCTCCCCGGCCCGGCGCGTTCGGAGCACGTAGTCCGAATAGTCCCGGATACCCTGATATATATTGCGCGCGATCTCCTGCTGCCCCTTTTCCGACTTCATGTAGGCCATCTCCTGCGAGTTGGTCATGAAACCGATCTCGGTCAGCACGCCCGGCATGTCCGTGGCGTAGAGCACCCGGAGCAACTGCGGCTTCACGCCGCGCGAACGGCGTCCGCTCTTGATGTAGTTGTTCTGTATGCAGCGGGCCAGCGCCATGCTGTACTCGCCGTAGGTGAACTGCAAATTCTGGATGTAGGCCCGGACGATGGCCGCCGTCCGCTCGTCGGACATGTCGATCAGATCCTCCCGGTTGCTCTCGTAGAGGGCGTTCTCGTTGTAACGCTGTTCCTTGGGACTTTCGCCCATGATGAGCGTCTCGACGCCCCGCGCCGCCGCGGCCTTCGCCGCATTCACGTGGATCGACACGAACAGGTCGCCGCCCGCCCCGTTGGCGATGTCGGCACGCGCCTGCAGGTCGTCGGCCAGCGTCGCGCCCAGCGCCTTGTCCGTCTTGCGCGTATAAACGACCTTCACGCCCGGCATTCCCTCCTCGATCAGCCGCCCGAGCTTCAGGGCCACCTTCAGCGTGAGGTCCTTTTCATAGACTCCGCCGTAATGCGCCCCGGGGAATTTTCCGCCGTGGCCGGCGTCGATCACGACGACCTCCACGCCGTGCGCAATATTTCCGGCCCGTAACACGTTCGTAAGGAGCGTCGCAGCCGCGATGGCGAGAAACAGCAGGGACCGAGTGCGCATATTTGACGGTAAATGTGAGCTTTCTGTAAATTTTTGCCTATCTTTGTCGGGCCGAAAATCGCCGCGAGGAGCCCTCCGGGGGCCGTTCCGGGCGGTTTTGCCGACTCGTCGGCAAAGGTATGGATTTTTTTTGTAATTTTGGACAGGTCGAAGGTAAAATATCTCTTGTCGGCGGCGGCGCTCCTGCTTTTCGCCCAGGTCCTGCTGGGTTCGGCGGCGCCCCGTGCCCTGCTGCCGGCGCCTCTGTCCGACACCGCCCGCACCCATCGGATCGCCCCGAACGGCCCGGAGACCGCCGACTCGGCGGCACGCCCCCTGACCCGCCGCGAACGCCGCATGCAGGCGCGCGCCGCACGCGAGGAGGCCCGCCGCGCCGCAGCCTTCAACGCCCTGCCGCAGGAGGAGCGCGACTCGCTTTTCGCGGCGCATATCGACTCGCTGGTGGCCAGCCAGGCCGACTCGCTGTCCGCGGCGGACGGGACTCCGCCCGCCGCGGACAGCCTGCAGCGCGACACGGTCCGCAAACCGCGCGCCGCGAAGGGATTTCTCGACGACCCGCTCGACGGAAAGAGCACCGACTCGCTGGTTTACGACGTGCGCAACAAACTCGTTTACATCTACAACGAAGGCGACGTGACGTACCAGAGCCGCAACCTCAAGGCCGACTACATGCAGATCGACATGAATACGAAGCTGGTGTACGCCTACGGCAAGCCCGACTCGGTGGACGGCGTATGGACGGTCACCAAGCCCGAATTCACCGAAGGGAGCGCCGCGTACCAGATGGATACGATCACCTACAACCTCGATTCGCAGAAGGCCAAGATCAAGGGCGTGGCCACGCAGCAGGGCGACGGCTGGCTGGTGGGCGGCAGCGTGAAGAAGATGCCCGACAACACCTTCAACATCGAACACGGCAAGTACACCACCTGCGAAGAGACCGATCACCCGCACTTCTACCTGGCGATGACCAAGGCGAAGGTCATCCCCGGCAAAAAGGTCGTCACCGGTCCGGCCTATCTGGTCATGGAGGACGTGCCGATCTACTTCCTCGGCATCCCCGAAGGCTTCTTCCCGATCAATATGGGCCCCAAATCGGGCCTGCTGATGCCGACCTACGGCGAGGAGTACTCCAAAGGTTTCTTCCTGCGCGATCTGGGCTACTACTTCACGCTGGGTGAGTACGCCGACCTAGCCGTGCGCGGCGGATTCTACACGCTCGGCTCGTGGGAAGCCTCGGCCGCCTCGCGCTACATCAAGCGCTACAAGTACAGCGGCAGCTTCAACCTCCAGTACTCGAACATCAAGACGGGCGAAAAGGGCGAACCGGACTACATCAAGCAAAGCAATTTCCGCATCCAGTGGACCCACTCGCAGGACGCCAAGGCCAACCCGGGATCGACCTTCTCGGCCTCGGTGAACTTCGCCACCAGCGGCTACAACCGCTATTCGGCCACCAATATCGACGACATTCTCTCGACGCAGACCAACTCGTCGATCTCCTACTCGAAGAACTGGGCCGGAACCCCCTTCTCGCTCTCGGCCAACATGGCCATCTCGCAGAACTCGCAGAACAAGTCCATCTCGGTCACGCTGCCCACGGTGGTTTTCAACGTCTCGCGCCTCTACCCCTTCAAACGCAAGGAGCGCATGGGCAAGGAGCGCTGGTACGAGAAAATCTCGATGCAGTACACGGGCAAGATGACCAACTCGGTGACCACCACCGAATCGGAAATCTTCTCCCAGAAGACGCTCGACAACATGAAGAACGGCATCGAGCACTCGATCCCCGTCTCGGCGTCGTTCAACCTGTTCAACTACATCAACATCTCGCCGTCGTTCAACTACACCGAGAAGTGGTATTTCAAGAAACAGGAATACCAGTGGAACCCCACGACGAACCAGACCGACACGCTCGCCTCGGACTACGGATTCTACCGCCTCTACAACTACACGGCGAGCGTCTCGGCCTCGACGACCCTCTACGGCATGTACGACTTCACGAAGAAGCGCCGCGACCGCAAGATCCAGGCCATCCGCCACACGATCACCCCGTCGATCGGCTTCTCCTTCGCCCCGGACTTCAGCGATCCCCGCTACGGATACTACCTCACGCGGCAGACCGACTCCACGGGCCGCTTCACGACCTATTCGCCCTATGCGGTCAATGCCTACGGCGTTCCCTCGTCGGGAAAGTCCATGTCGATGAACTTCTCGCTGTCGCAGAACCTCGAAATGAAGGTGCTCTCCAAACGCGACACGTCGGGCGTCAAGAAAATCAAGCTCATCGACGAACTGCGCCTGAGCGGATCGTACAACTTCCTGGCCGACTCGATGAAGCTCTCGACGATCTCGCTGTCGTTCCGCACGACGCTCTTCAACAACTTCGGCATCAACCTCTCGGCCACGATCGACCCCTACCGCGTGACGCCCGAGGGCATCCGCTACGACAAACTCTTCTTCCCGGGGCGCATCACCTCCACGGGCTGGTCGTTCGGCTACACCTTCAAATCGCGCGACGACCGTTCGCAGCCGGCCATCAACGACATCACGAGTCTCCCGCCGGACTATGCGAACCCCTTCCACGACCCCTACGGAACGATGGACCCCGTGCTGCGAAGGCAGTACATGGCCCAATCCTACTACGACTTCTCGCTGCCGTGGAACTTCGGCTTCAACTACGCGGTGAACTACTCGATCTCCTATGTCAATAACGGCACGACGGGCTATCGGAAGAACGTCACGCAGACCGTGAGCTTCAACGGTTCGCTCAACCTCACGCCCAAGACCGGCATCACGTTTCAGGGCGGTTACGACATCAAGGCCAACAAGCTCACCACCTCGTCGATTTCCATTTCACGGGACCTCCACTGCTGGCAAATGTCCTTCTCGTGGATTCCCTTCGGCTACCACAAGAGCTGGAGTTTCAACATCGGCGTCAAGGCCGCATCGCTCGCGGACCTGAAATACGACAAGAGCCAGTCCATGTACGACAACATGTACTGACCGCCGGTCCGCCACCTTACACCTCATAATCGGTTTCGGCCCGGCCAGGACGGTGCGGGCCGTGCCGAAAGACGGCCGCAGCCCTTCCGGCACGGAGAACAAAAGGCATCGCCCCTGCCGCATGAAAGCGGCAGGGGCGATGCGACAAGAAAATGCCCGGAAAGAAGCGGCCGCCATCCGGCCGCCCCTCCCCGGCAATCAGCGGCTCTCTCCGGCCAACGCCGCCGGATCGTGCCTGTATCTGAAAACCAGCGCGAAGACAAGGGTCACGACGAGCGCATACCCGGCGAAGATCAGCCACGATTCGGACCATCCCCCCACCATCGCCTCGGGCGTGGACTGCGAATAGACGCAGCGATTGACGACGGCCTGCGCCCCGAGCGTTCCGATCGTCGCCCCGACGCCGTTGGTCATGATCATGAACAGGCCCTGCGCCGAAGAGCGGATCGCCACGTCGGTCTCCTTATTGACGAAGAGCGATCCCGAGATATTGAAGAAGTCGAATGCCACGCCATAGACGATCATCGACAGCACGAACATCCACACGCCCGACCCGGGATTCCCCAGTCCGAACAACCCGAAGCGCAGCACCCAGGCGAACATGGCCATCAGCATCACGTTCTTGATTCCGAAACGCTTCAGGAAGAAGGGAATGAGCAGGATGCAGAGCGTCTCGGAGACCTGCGACAGCGAAATGAGCGCGTTGGCGTGGTTGGCGCCGAAGGTCGAGGCGTACTGCGGAATGTCGCGGAAGCTGGTGATGAACGGGTTGGCGAAACCGTTGGTGATTTGCAGCGAGACGCCCAGCAGCATCGAGAAGACGAAGAAGAGCGCCATGCGCCTCTGTCTGAACAGCGTGAAGGCGCGCAGTCCGAGCGCCTCGACCAGACTCTTCTTGTTCCCCGCACGGCTGACGGGGCATCCGGGCAGCGTCATGGCGTAGAGACCCAGCGCAAGCCCCAGCACGGCGCACTGGACGAACTGCATGCAGGTCGTCTGGAATCCGGCGGCATCGCACACGAGCATCGAGCAGATGAAACCCACCGTGCCCCACACGCGGATCGGCGGAAAGGATTTGACCGTGTCCAGCCCGGCCCCTTCGAGCACGCAGTAGGCCACCGAATTCGAGAGCGCGATGGTCGGCATGTAGAACGCCACGCTCAGCGAATAGAGCGTGAACAGCACCCCGAACGACACCTCCGCGCCCGACGAGAAGGCGTAATATCCGGCCGCGCCCATGAAGAGGGCCGCCAGCAGGTGGCAGACGCCCAGCAACCGCTGCGCCGGAACCCAGCGGTCGGCGACGATGCCGATCACCGCCGGCATGAAGAGCGACACGATGCCCTGCATGGCATAGAAGATGCCGATATGCGACGCCAGGCCGACGCCGACCAGATACGACCCCATCGAGGTCAGATAGGCGCCCCAGATCGCATATTGGAGAAAGTTCATGACGACGAGACGCAGCTTGATTCCCATAACAGGCTGATTTTAGGCTGAATTTATTCTATCCGTTCATTTCCGCCGGAGCGGTGAAAACAAATGTACGAATTTTTTTTCGGAATTTTCTTTGAAATTGCGAAATAAAGTTCTACTTTTGCATCACCAAAACGTCATTGAGCTATGGTGTAATGGTAACACAACAGATTCTGGTCCTGTTATTCTTGGTTCGAATCCAGGTAGCTCAACTCGAAATTCGCGACCTTTCAAGGTTGCGGATTTTCGTTTTTCACTCCGCCCGCATCTCGCACATCCGTCCGCCGGCACGATTTCCGCAACACCGCCGGACGGACGACACGATAATCGCAAAACGGCACGGCCGGCAGCCCCGATTTGCGAAAATCGCACGAAGCCGCTCCGATCGTGTCAAAAACAGGACCCTTTCCGCCATGTCTTTTGCGATTTCCGTCTTGCGCCGAACGAAAATTCCCGCTATATTTGTAATACACAAAACAAGAAGAATTCAACAGTTTCAAAAACTTTTTGTGTAACGCGCGAAGCTTCGCAACGGCAACGCACGGATGGAGAATCCCCGGGAGAGGATTCGAAGGACGAGGTTTGACAACGGTGACGCAACAACGTTTTTCACAGAACCGACTTCGGGGGAGGGCTTACAGGCCCTCCCTTTCCTATTCCGCATCCAGCTCCGACACCACGGCGCGCTGCTCCTTGAAGAAGCGGAGCCGCTGCAACTCCCCGCTCCGTGAGACGAGCGTCGAAAGGCGCCGCATGGCCAGTACCCACTGTTTGATACGTGCGAACATGTCCGGATCGGAGGTCCGCAGCGAATTGACCGAAAAGACCGCCATCCCGCTGCTCTGCACCGCCTGCGAGACGAAATAGCTGTACGTCCCCTCCAGATCGACGTCCGATATGTAAAGGAACACCCGCCGTCCGTCCGGGAACCGGCCCGTGAGGGCGATCTCCTCCAGTTCGTCGAGCATCCGCAGCAGCTCCTCCCTGAGCTCCCGGACACACCCCTCCGAAATCAGACGCATGGCGCGGAACGACCGGATCGCATTGACCCAATGTTTGAAACAACTGTGGTCCAGGACATAGTAGGTCGTGTCGATCTGCCGCACCGCCTGCCGGAGCCGCCGGCTGAGATCGAACACGTGCGGAGGCAACTGCATATCATCGAAACGGTTGTTCGCTCCGTCGAGCATCCCGTGCTGGAAAAAACATTTGAAGAACCGGAACCGCACGAGTCCTTCGTAACCGAGATACAGCGCTGCCGGCAGCGAACTCCCGGCAAGCGAAAACTCCGACTGCTCGTCCGAAGCGATCTCCTCCATCTTACCGATCCAGGACTCCACCTTGCCGGGATAGTCCTC from Alistipes dispar carries:
- a CDS encoding MlaD family protein, coding for MKREVKIGIFAVAMIVAAWAGIRFLKGFDIFGRNTVYYAAYDQIGGVQSASPVMMRGVKIGTVTGIAFDPQLSDKVVLQLTIKRQYRIPEDSEAKIVSSSLMGSKAIEITYGDSDVCLAKGDTLRSGRNRDLMDVAGSELEFFKQRVSRLTDDLSRTLDNVNRLLEANEENITGTLGNLNAASGDLARLLDAEKGRLQSAVGSLAAFADMLGENAPRVDSIVGNLNDVTAQLSEAEFARKLSDAVERFDGLLAKIDDGEGTLGRLMNDPALYDSLTAAGGNLASLLADLQRYPGRYVHFSLFGRDPEKMKAKADRKAARAAEKAERDSLRQLK
- a CDS encoding putative LPS assembly protein LptD; translation: MDRSKVKYLLSAAALLLFAQVLLGSAAPRALLPAPLSDTARTHRIAPNGPETADSAARPLTRRERRMQARAAREEARRAAAFNALPQEERDSLFAAHIDSLVASQADSLSAADGTPPAADSLQRDTVRKPRAAKGFLDDPLDGKSTDSLVYDVRNKLVYIYNEGDVTYQSRNLKADYMQIDMNTKLVYAYGKPDSVDGVWTVTKPEFTEGSAAYQMDTITYNLDSQKAKIKGVATQQGDGWLVGGSVKKMPDNTFNIEHGKYTTCEETDHPHFYLAMTKAKVIPGKKVVTGPAYLVMEDVPIYFLGIPEGFFPINMGPKSGLLMPTYGEEYSKGFFLRDLGYYFTLGEYADLAVRGGFYTLGSWEASAASRYIKRYKYSGSFNLQYSNIKTGEKGEPDYIKQSNFRIQWTHSQDAKANPGSTFSASVNFATSGYNRYSATNIDDILSTQTNSSISYSKNWAGTPFSLSANMAISQNSQNKSISVTLPTVVFNVSRLYPFKRKERMGKERWYEKISMQYTGKMTNSVTTTESEIFSQKTLDNMKNGIEHSIPVSASFNLFNYINISPSFNYTEKWYFKKQEYQWNPTTNQTDTLASDYGFYRLYNYTASVSASTTLYGMYDFTKKRRDRKIQAIRHTITPSIGFSFAPDFSDPRYGYYLTRQTDSTGRFTTYSPYAVNAYGVPSSGKSMSMNFSLSQNLEMKVLSKRDTSGVKKIKLIDELRLSGSYNFLADSMKLSTISLSFRTTLFNNFGINLSATIDPYRVTPEGIRYDKLFFPGRITSTGWSFGYTFKSRDDRSQPAINDITSLPPDYANPFHDPYGTMDPVLRRQYMAQSYYDFSLPWNFGFNYAVNYSISYVNNGTTGYRKNVTQTVSFNGSLNLTPKTGITFQGGYDIKANKLTTSSISISRDLHCWQMSFSWIPFGYHKSWSFNIGVKAASLADLKYDKSQSMYDNMY
- a CDS encoding MFS transporter; protein product: MGIKLRLVVMNFLQYAIWGAYLTSMGSYLVGVGLASHIGIFYAMQGIVSLFMPAVIGIVADRWVPAQRLLGVCHLLAALFMGAAGYYAFSSGAEVSFGVLFTLYSLSVAFYMPTIALSNSVAYCVLEGAGLDTVKSFPPIRVWGTVGFICSMLVCDAAGFQTTCMQFVQCAVLGLALGLYAMTLPGCPVSRAGNKKSLVEALGLRAFTLFRQRRMALFFVFSMLLGVSLQITNGFANPFITSFRDIPQYASTFGANHANALISLSQVSETLCILLIPFFLKRFGIKNVMLMAMFAWVLRFGLFGLGNPGSGVWMFVLSMIVYGVAFDFFNISGSLFVNKETDVAIRSSAQGLFMIMTNGVGATIGTLGAQAVVNRCVYSQSTPEAMVGGWSESWLIFAGYALVVTLVFALVFRYRHDPAALAGESR
- a CDS encoding N-acetylmuramoyl-L-alanine amidase family protein; amino-acid sequence: MRTRSLLFLAIAAATLLTNVLRAGNIAHGVEVVVIDAGHGGKFPGAHYGGVYEKDLTLKVALKLGRLIEEGMPGVKVVYTRKTDKALGATLADDLQARADIANGAGGDLFVSIHVNAAKAAAARGVETLIMGESPKEQRYNENALYESNREDLIDMSDERTAAIVRAYIQNLQFTYGEYSMALARCIQNNYIKSGRRSRGVKPQLLRVLYATDMPGVLTEIGFMTNSQEMAYMKSEKGQQEIARNIYQGIRDYSDYVLRTRRAGEAEAARTERERPEEASAAASGTAAKEAAASGGGSASKPSGKDAAAASGAGAKAAAKDGGTKQAAARRVSDPLRYTIQVLASAKPLPLRSSQFRSYRGKVKQYTSEGRFPYKYCVGEYDDRAAAQRRLREVRRVFPDAFVVGCRGSRIVK